Proteins found in one Toxotes jaculatrix isolate fToxJac2 chromosome 18, fToxJac2.pri, whole genome shotgun sequence genomic segment:
- the mettl2a gene encoding tRNA N(3)-methylcytidine methyltransferase METTL2, with the protein MAAPHAVAGVEGGSGETGLILSDSPTGDVKRPQFGTRFLTDPRQVFQHNAWDNVEWTEEQEAAAKKKVLENSQPLPPEKQEEYDSRANEYWNGFYTIHENHFFKDRHWLFTEFPELAPQCGLNHESHPEISGTGDGQQDSLDQEQSRDLAARPQTDGDFPGSSATYRILEVGCGVGNTVFPILKTNNDPGLFVYCCDFSSTAVELVKTNPEYNPGRCFAFVHDLSDVEANYPVPDETLDVIVLIFVLSALHPNKMQASISRLARLLKPGGVMLLRDYGRYDMAQLRFKKGRCLSENFYVRGDGTRVYFFTQDELHKLFTEAGLEKVQNLVDRRLQVNRGKQLTMYRVWIQCKYRKALAQPPETQD; encoded by the exons ATGGCGGCGCCCCATGCCGTGGCCGGAGTTGagggaggcagcggtgaaacaGGGCTGATTCTGTCAGATTCACCCACCGGAGACGTGAAGAGACCTCAGTTCGGGACACGTTTCCTCACCGACCCGCGGCAGGTCTTCCAGCACAACGCATG GGACAATGTGGAGTGGACGGAGGAACAAGAAGCAGCTGCTAAGAAGAAAGTCTTAGAAAACAGTCAGCCACTACCTCCAGAGAAACAAG AGGAGTACGACAGCCGGGCCAACGAGTATTGGAATGGTTTTTACACAATCCATGAGAATCATTTCTTCAAAGACCGTCACTGGCTCTTCACAGAGTTCCCAGAGTTGGCCCCACAGTGTGGCCTGAACCATGAATCCCATCCTGAAATCTCTGGCACAGGTGACGGTCAGCAGGACAGTCTGGATCAAGAACAAAGCAGGGACCTTGCTGCTCGGCCTCAGACCGATGGTGACTTTCCTGGCTCCTCTGCCACATATCGCATTCTGGAG GTTGGCTGCGGTGTGGGGAACACGGTGTTTCCAATACTGAAGACCAACAA TGATCCGGGACTCTTTGTTTACTGCTGCGATTTCTCCAGCACGGCTGTGGAGTTAGTCAAG ACTAATCCAGAGTACAACCCTGGGCGCTGCTTCGCCTTTGTTCACGACTTGAGTGATGTGGAAGCCAATTACCCTGTCCCAGATGAAACCCTTGATGTTATAGTGCTAATCTTTGTGCTATCAGCACTGCATCCCAACAA GATGCAGGCATCCATCAGTAGGTTAGCACGGCTCCTTAAGCCCGGGGGGGTGATGCTGCTCAGGGACTATGGACGCTACGATATGGCGCAGCTCCGCTTCAAGAAAG GGAGGTGCCTGTCAGAAAACTTTTATGTCCGAGGTGATGGAACAAGAGTATATTTCTTTACCCAAG ATGAGCTTCATAAGCTGTTCACTGAGGCTGGACTTGAGAAAGTGCAGAACCTTGTGGACAGAAGGCTACAGGtgaacagagggaaacagcttaCCATGTACAGGGTGTGGATCCAGTGCAAGTATCGCAAGGCTCTAGCTCAGCCACCTGAAACGCAGGactga
- the LOC121198150 gene encoding integrin beta-3-like, translating to MRTFLGRLVILFLFLSSTSKVFGSNICTSRGVATCQQCLAVHPSCAWCSQEAFGKGGSSAPRCDLKQNLLDGGCSATSLEFPSSSLTIQKDAPLSSKASGTADDVTQIKPQKLRMVLRPGDAQRFTVSVKQVEDYPVDLYYLMDLSFSMKDDLARLRTLGNELAATMGKTTSNLRMGFGAFVDKTTSPYMYTYPPEAVSNPCFGISEKCQAQFGFKHVLPLTEKVERFTEEVEKQQVSRNRDAPEGGFDAVMQAVVCKEKIGWRPDASHLLVFTTDAKTHIALDGRIAGIVQPNDGQCHLDIDNIYNKSTVLDYPSLALMTEKMSENNINLIFAVTNYVVPLYKEYSQLIPGTTVGTLSDDSGNVIELIREAYEKIRSKVELELLGVPDEINLSFNATCLNGEVIRGLKSCSGLKIGDTVSFSVEAQLRGCPKEKSRTFTIKPLGFKDSLEVTVDFACGCNCEAMAETNSPRCSNGNGTYECGVCQCHQGRLGPRCECSVGDYSPSDDVNCIPKPDGPVCSGRGDCLCGQCSCHANEFGQVWGKYCECDDFNCLRFKGKLCSDHGTCNCGFCRCEAGWKGENCNCTTRIDTCMSNIGLLCSGRGNCECGVCQCTQPGAYGATCEKCPTCPDSCTIKKECVECQHFKRGQYTKDNSCSRICKDEIKVVDKLVLHDRNAVNCSYKDENDCVEHFQYYEDESGKSILYVVKEPECPEGPDILVVLLAVAGAILLLGLVGLLIWKLLVTIHDRREFAKFEEERAKAKWDTANNPLYKGATSTFTNVAYRGN from the exons ATGAGAACGTTTTTAGGCCGCCTAGTGATACTGTTCCTCTTTTTGTCATCGACTTCAAAAGTTTTCG GTTCAAACATCTGCACATCACGGGGAGTCGCCACATGTCAACAGTGCTTGGCTGTTCACCCCAGCTGTGCGTGGTGCTCTCAGGAG GCGTTTGGGAAGGGGGGCTCGAGTGCGCCCCGCTGCGACCTGAAGCAGAATCTGCTGGATGGAGGGTGCAGTGCGACCTCTCTGGAGTTTCCCTCCAGCAGCCTGACTATTCAGAAGGATGCACCGCTCAGCAGCAAGGCCTCGGGTACAGCCGACGACGTCACTCAGATAAAGCCTCAGAAACTTCGCATGGTACTAAGACCAG GCGATGCCCAGCGTTTTACCGTGTCAGTGAAACAGGTGGAGGACTACCCAGTGGACCTCTACTATCTGATGGATCTTTCATTTTCAATGAAGGATGACTTGGCTCGCCTTCGAACTTTGGGCAATGAGCTCGCTGCGACCATGGGCAAGACGACAAGCAACCTGCGCATGGGCTTTGGAGCCTTTGTGGACAAGACCACGTCCCCTTACATGTACACCTATCCTCCAGAGGCAGTCAGCAACCCTTGCTTTGG aaTTAGTGAAAAATGCCAAGCTCAGTTCGGGTTCAAGCATGTCCTGCCTCTGACGGAGAAGGTAGAGCGCTTCACCGAGGAGGTGGAGAAACAGCAGGTGTCTAGAAATAGAGATGCTCCAGAGGGTGGATTTGATGCTGTCATGCAGGCTGTGGTGTGCAAG GAGAAAATTGGCTGGCGTCCGGATGCCTCACACCTTTTGGTATTTACCACTGATGCCAAAACTCACATCGCACTGGATGGGCGTATAGCGGGCATTGTCCAGCCCAATGATGGACAGTGTCACCTTGATATTGACAACATTTACAACAAATCCACTGTGTTG GACTATCCCTCCTTGGCACTCATGACtgagaaaatgtctgaaaacaacATCAATTTAATTTTTGCTGTGACGAACTACGTGGTGCCACTCTACAAG GAGTACAGTCAGCTCATCCCAGGCACAACAGTGGGAACACTGTCCGATGACTCTGGGAATGTTATTGAGCTCATTCGGGAGGCTTACGAG AAAATTCGCTCTAAagtggagctggagctgctgggaGTCCCCGACGAAATCAATCTGTCCTTCAATGCCACTTGCCTGAATGGAGAGGTCATACGTGGACTCAAGTCCTgttctggcctcaaaatcggagaCACG GTGTCATTCAGCGTAGAGGCTCAGTTGCGAGGCTGCCCCAAGGAGAAGAGCCGCACTTTTACCATCAAACCTCTAGGCTTCAAGGATTCCCTGGAGGTCACGGTAGACTTTGCTTGCGGTTGCAACTGTGAGGCCATGGCAGAGACCAACAGCCCCCGCTGTAGCAACGGAAACGGGACCTACGAGTGCGGCGTGTGTCAGTGTCACCAGGGTCGCCTGGGCCCTCGATGCGAGTGCTCAGTGGGCGACTACAGTCCGTCTGATGATGTCAACTGCATTCCAAAGCCGGACGGCCCAGTCTGCAGTGGGAGAGGTGACTGTCTGTGTGGACAGTGCTCCTGCCATGCAAATGAGTTTGGTCAGGTGTGGGGAAAGTACTGCGAGTGTGACGACTTCAACTGCTTGCGCTTTAAAGGGAAACTTTGCTCCG atcaTGGGACTTGTAACTGTGGCTTCTGCCGGTGTGAAGCTGGCTGGAAAGGAGAAAACTGTAACTGCACCACACGCATAGACACCTGCATGTCCAACATTGGCCTGCTGTGCAGCGGCCGCGGCAACTGTGAGTGTGGGGTTTGTCAGTGCACTCAGCCCGGTGCCTACGGAGCTACCTGTGAGAAATGCCCCACCTGTCCTGATTCCTGCACTATAAAAAA GGAGTGTGTTGAGTGTCAGCACTTCAAGAGAGGACAGTACACCAAagacaacagctgcagcagaatcTGCAAAGATGAAATCAAAGTAGTGGATAAACTGG TTCTCCATGACAGAAATGCAGTGAACTGCTCATACAAAGACGAAAATGACTGCGTGGAGCACTTCCAGTATTACGAAGATGAGAGTGGCAAATCCATTCTGTACGTGGTAAAAGAGCCAG AGTGCCCTGAGGGTCCAGATATCTTGGTTGTGCTCCTGGCGGTGGCCGGAGCCATTCTGCTACTGGGCCTTGTTGGCCTGCTCATCTGGAAGCTGTTGGTCACCATCCACGATCGCCGAGAGTTCGCCAAGTTTGAGGAGGAGAGAGCCAAAGCCAAATGGGATACG GCCAACAATCCTTTGTATAAAGGAGCCACAAGCACCTTCACCAACGTAGCATATCGAGGCAACTAA